CTGTGAGGGGACAGGAGCTGGGGGTGAGCCCTCCTGCCAGCTCCTCCCTCCTTGCCCCCTTCCAGCCCCCAGCACTCACCAGAGCAAACTTGTTGACTTGCACGTAGAGCCTCTCCACCTCTCTGGGGGTCACAGCCATCCCCTTCTGGGCCTGCAGGTAGTAGCGCAGCCACTGCAGCTGGGTCTCCCGCGCCGGGTACCGCGAGTAATCGACCTCGTTCACACCTGAGGGGGATGCGGCCGCTCAGAAGCTGCTGGGAGATGGGCCCACCTGGGGGGTCTCCTCCAGCTCAGCAGCTGCTCCCTGATGCCCTCAAAACCACCATCTCCTTTGCCCTGGGGGGCTGTGCCAAAGAAACCAGCTTCTTTGACCACCAAGCTCTAACGTATGGAGAGCCGACCCCCATCCCAGCGGAGGGCACTGCTTTCAGCTGAGCTGGAGGAAACAACAGAGGGAGGCAGACTTGTTGAGGGGCAAGGCACTGTCCTGCAGGTGATGGGGGTTCCCCTAAGACAGCACCACTGCACCCCTGCACCCTACACAAAACCACAGCACACAGGAGGCGCTGGGTCAAAGCCCTGAGTCAGGAGTCTAGTTGTCTTAGATCTGATGCTAGCCTCCAGTTAACTTTGAACAAGCCCTTTCTTTTCAGCGGCCTGGATGCAATATATCAATGATTGATATATATATCAATgcaatatatattgatatatatatagatatagatatacatatcaaTGCAAAATATATTGCAATATATCAATGATTGATATATATATCAATgcaatatatattgatatatatagaTGTAGATATACATATCAATGCAAAATATATTGCAATATATCAGATTGATATATATATCAATgcaatatatattgatatatatatcaaTGCAATATATCAATCAATTGATAATATATCAATATCTCAAACACTGCTTCCTTTTTAGGTAACCAGTGTTGAACTTACCTAAAAACATCACCTGGAGTGCTTGGCAAAGATACAGACTGCCAGGCACCCCACCCTGTCCAACTCTCCAGATGATTTGACACACAGCCATGCTTGGAAGCCCTGAGCTAAGTGGCCTCAATGCCTTCTAGTCCTGCCCTTTCTTGAGTCCTCAAGCTGCCAGCCCAATACACACGAGCCACATCCCGGGCACGGTGGCAGAGAGACTGGCTCAGAGCTGGCACAGGAAGAAGCGATTTGTTAGATGGGACCAGGCCTGGGCCACCTTCCCttgtctcttcctccctctcttttctctctgtctttcccaAGCTTCCCTATGTTCCTGGAGAAACACAAGAATGCAGCTGGAAAAGAAGCTGCTGGCACGGAGCTACACTCGGAGGCCCAGAGAGAAGAcagttgttcaaggtcacacagccagttagAGACTGGTTCTTAGCTCCCCTTCCTATCAGGGTCTCCCTGCTCCTGGGAACCCAGGAGGTGCCTCTCTCTTCCACTGCCATTCCCATCCCCCCATCCTAGGTTCCTGGCCTTCATTCTCAACTTAGAAGCAGGATACGACCTTGGCCCCTTGGAGAAAGTCCAGCTGGACTCTGCTCTGTGTGGTGGGTGAGAAGGACTTAAGATGCTTGACAGTTACCCACTTCGGAAAGGCCGGTGCGTCTGGCAACCGAGCAATCCCAACCCCAGTGCTCAGCGGTGCCAGCCTCTGCTCCAGGCCACACCCCACAGCTCAGCTGCTCGGCACAGCTGAGGCCCCACCACCCCGTGGGTTTCTGGGTGCCGCTGGTGGCCACCCTGGGGAGTCACACCCTCAGGTACAGAGCTTGACAGCCCTGGTCACCTGGGATTCCAGAAGGGGAAGAGTTGGCCCGGCTGGCTGGGGCGTGCCCGAGGCTGGGGCGGGTGCCTTCCCTCTCTGAAGCCACGGGGACTGGTTACATCCCCCCAGCACCCCACACTGCCAGCCTGGGGATGTCCCTCCCACCCCGGTGCCCACCTTCAACCACCAGTTGCCTCTTTAGCCCCATCAAATTGTTTAACAATTAAGCCCTCAAGCTGGAAAAACCTGCCCTGCTTCCTCTACACAAATGATTCCATTGTACGCACCCGCCTTTATGGAAGGCCAGCCTGTACCAGGACATACCCCTCATCCAGCCTCTTCCAAGGTGCTCCAGCGTCCCTTGAACGCTCCCCTGAATGATGCCAGCAGGCTTGGGGCTTATGTGTGCCATGCTGGTGTGTGTATCACGTATCAAAACTATGAGGTAGGCGCTAGCTTCTCCATCTCACAGAGGCACAGAAAATGTAAGGAACTTGCCCCAAGGACCATACAGCTAGTCAGCAACAAAGCCAAAAAGTGAACTTGGGGAGTCAAGTTGTGGGGCACACACTTTGAACTAGATCCACCACAATTAAGCTCATCAGGCCACCAGGCCAATAGCTACTTGCTGCTTGTTCTGCCCTTTCTCTGCCTGCAGGGACCCCATTTACACGGGCTGTACTGGGCCAAAAGCAGCCCAGACGGGGGTGAGTGGCAGCTGACATCAAGCTACGCTGGAGCAGCGGGTGGGCTGTGTCTGCCCAGAGGAAGGGATCTCTTTCTTTCTACCTTACCTGTCAAGCTGAGTGTCCTCAGGGATCCCACAGAGGGCACGTTTTCTGAATGTGTACCACATGGGCTAGCAGGGGCTCACGCTGTGTACATGGGTccacccactccccaccccaccttgaGACCTGAGGCTTCCTCAAGCAGGCTGTGCCCACCCCTCCGCTGAGCTGTGAAATCTTGAGGACAGGTGTGTCCAGCCTCCCTTCCCCATAAACCGAACCCCCTCCCCCAGTTCCCCTGGACCTGGCCCCCCATCACAAGGAGGGTGTCTTGGACATAGGCTGAACAGTAACACCCTTCTCACCTGCAAACTCATTGAAATGGTTGCCAATGTCAAAAGCTTGGTAGTTGTAGCCAGCATATTCATAGTCGATGAACCGCACATGACCTGTGAGgcagaggagaggcagggagggttggccccagagttggacacagggCTTTTGGTCAGGCTCTCACAGCCTCAGGAGTGCCCCCGCCGACTCCCAGGGGCTCTGCAGCAACCCAGCCTAACCCAGCATCTCAGTGGCCATCTTCTAAGATGCTTCCTTCCGTCTGTCCATTTGCCCAGCTCCAGCTCCCCCCTCACCCAGCTGGGGCCTTGGCTGAGGACCAGAAAATAAGGCTAAGGCCTCTGTGGGGGTGAAGCTGGTCAGGAACCCAGGGAGGTCGCTCTCTGTGAAGGCTCAGGGTAGCCGGGACGTCCTCACTGTCAGGGAGAATGGCTCCACAAACCATAATGTTGAGTTCTTTTGTGGTAAAGTTTTCCTAGCCaggaatttgtttctttttcacttctctcctaCAGATCAACTTGAGACCTACACCAGACGGTCTCCCTTCGCTTGCCCCGCACCAGCCTGAGGAGTGACACCCCGAAGCTGCTGACAGAGCCGCCGAAGGCCTGCTCCCCCCGGGCCGGGCCGCGGTACCTTTGCTGCTGTCGTAGATGATGTTTTTGCAGAGCAGGTCGTTGTGACAAAACACCACCGGGGAGTCCAGCGGGGGCAGGTGCTCCTTCAGCCAGGCCAGCTCCTGCTCCAACACGCCGACCTCAGGGACGTCCGCCGACAGGCTGCGCGGCGGCAAGGCGGCCGGTGAGGGGCTCAGAGCAGGCGGGAGGCTCAGacgccccggccccagccccgtCACCGCCCTCACTGCACAGAGACCCTGGACAAACGGCCGGCCTTTCAAGCCCTCACTTTGGTCGCATGTAAAAGGACACTAACGTTTTCCTGTCCTTCTGACTTCCTGTGGTTACTCTGAGAAGCTGCTTAACACATGGCCACGGAAGCACTTTGCAAAGCATGCAAGCCCCTGACTGAACAGCATCCTGCTTCTTCATGAAAGGGAGCAGGAGATAGGATGGAGGCTCAAGAGGCGTCAGGGAGGAGAGAATGAGTGTCCAAACTCAGTTATCCCAGAAAGGAGAAGGGCAGCAGGGGAGGGGTGCAAATAGACCTTCTCAGAGCACTTCTGAAGGGGAGATGTAGCTCTCTTAACGAAGAGCCCAGAACTCCTCCAGTGGGCGAGGGACGGAGCCCTGGAAGTGACTGGAGCACTGGGGCTCCTGAGCAGGCAGAGGGGCGTCCGGGTgtgtctccctcctgccctggcagCTGGTGACATGGTCGGAAAGGACCTGAGGCCATTTTGACTAGCTTCCCATTGCACAGAAAGACCACTCGGGTCCACAcaagaaagccaaaaaaaaaaaaaaaaaactgcttcttAGCCCCACGTTTACAAGGCCAAGGGAATACCAGGGCCTTTCGATAGAAAAACACTTCTCTTGCGCCTCAGTAACTCACCGCCCCCTTGAACTGTGGGTGTGTCTCCCCGCCCCGGCCCCCTGTGTGTGTGAGGGCAAGTCCAGAGCAGGAGCGAAGATGCGTATCTATGGATGCACGACCCAGCTGTCCCTCAGCCCACCCGACCCTGTGGCCCACGGGAAGCACTTCTGCTAAAGGCACATGTCCGTGAATGAACGAACGGGCCAGTCAACGATGCTCTCAGAGGCCATGGGGAAGCTGATGAGGGTGTTCTGTGCGCCAATGCCCTGAACTTTGGTCCTGCGAAGCGCACAGGTCTGTGTACACTGAAAAACCAAATAGTTAGCGGAGCCCTTAAACACCTagcctcctcccctccacccatTGGTGGCTCTGGGGTTTTATCTCCATTCATGTGACTCCTGTTTGCTTTCTTGTCCAGGGCAGCAGGGATACGTGCAGGAGGCTGAGAAGGAGATGTGTCCTCGCTGACTCTCCTGCAGGAGGCCCCACTGGCCCTCACCCAGCCCAGAAGCCAGAACGCAGGGGAGAGGATTCAGCGGCTGAGGCAGCTTCACACGGCCCTGTAAGAGGACGAGCAGGAGGCTCCCCCCAGGCTTTGAGAGGGTCAAAGCTAAAGAGCATCTGAGGCCTCCAGTCCAGCTCCagggggaaacagaggctcagggcAGAGGCTTCCTCCCACCTCCAGAGCCTTACACACCTGGACACTGTACTCCCTCACCTAAGGAGAGCAGTCCTTGGCGTGTCCAAGAACCCAAACCCAAGCTGAGCCTCTGCCCTGAAGGGGTGTCAGTGCCCCTCGGAGGCTCTGCACCGCCCACTCTGAGCCTGCGGGTCTCTTAGGGGCCGGGTGGGGGAGGCCGCCCCTCACTCACAGGAATGTCTCTGTGTCCACATCTTGGCTTTTCTTAAGAGGCTCCCTTTTCTTTCAAGATTCCTTCCCGCCTCCCCCCTTGAACTGACCATCCAAAGATAAGAATTAGGAGGCTTCCTTTGGTTTGCCCAGGTCTTAGCGTCTCGGCCATCCAAGATGCCTGCCGCCCAGGCCCTGACCCCTGTCTGACCCCTACACTAGCCACCCCAAGGCCCTGCTGCTCGTTATACGTGGGAACAATCCAGACCTTCCGCCTTCTCCTTGGGCTGCCCTGCTTCCCACCCCTGAGCTCTGGAAACATCGCCAGCTTTGCTGCCTTCAGCCCTGACGTCTCTCAAGGCTGAGCGGATGGCAGAGCAGTAACCACCGCCGCATCACAGAAACTCCCACACCCGAGCCCAAAGCTCCTCGACTCCTCCGTCCCTCGGAGGCAGCGGGAGGGGGTGAAGCGGCTGGGGGCCCCTCAGGGAAACCTAGGCGTGTCCACCTGGCTCTCGTATCCAGGTGCGCTGGTGAGGGGGGGCACCGtctccctggagaaaggactTTCTAAGTGTTCACATGTACATACAGTCAACCCGTGCACACCTCCTCCTGATGCCCCTGAGCAGTGATCAGCCCATGTCCCTGCTATGCTGGGCCCCTCCAGGGCCCCACCCAGCATCAGACCATACGCCCatcctgccaggcctccctcgtCCCCCTGTCCTCCTTCTCCCCGGGAAGCTGCCACAGCAATGTTCCTCGGAATGCGGCTCCCTGATCCTGCACCCAGATCACCTGAGGAGCCTGTCAGCATGCAGATTCCTAGGGTCTCATGTGAGACCTCCCAATCGACCTCCAGGGTTAGGCTCGGAATCTGCCCGTGGCAAGCACCCAGGGGGACCTCATGCTCCAGTTTAGGGACCCTAGGCTTAGATGTTGCCCATCAGATTATAACACTCCCCccgctggcctccctgcctcaaAGTCCCCAGCTCCCACCCAAGTCTGCCCTTTACAATGAGCTCCTTACAAGGTGAAGGTGTCTAACACCTTCACAACGACTCTCCACTGCCTGCTAAATTAATCAATCTGGGCTCCTTTACCTGCCATGAAGGCCCCTCACAATCTAGCTCCAGCTCCCCTCTGCAGTCCCATCTCCCACAACCTGCCCTCCTAAGACTGGCTCCAGCCACCTCATCCACTCATCATCCATAAACAAGCCTCTGCTCCAGCCGGAGGCCTCCCTTCTCATCTCTGCCATCTGAGTCTGCCGAGAAGACGTTTCCTGGTGCCCCCTCTCATGCATACACCACATACCCTGCACAGGCGGGTCCTATTTACATGGATGCTTtctaagctccttgagggcagggccaCTTCACCCTCcagtatttttattgttttaaagtccAATCAGTGTTTGTGAGATGAACCCTAAATCAGGGTTATTAGGCAATGACGGGAACTCAAGTGCTTCGTCTCATCCAAGTGATTGCTCATCGCTGTCCTGCTTGTTGCAGGTTAGACAGCTTAGGGCAGGATCCATCCCCTCAAGAGGCTCAACTTAAGCAGCTTGATTCGCCCAAGGTCAAAGGTGTGATGAGAGAAAAGGAAGTCAGCCAGCTCTTCTTCAAAGAGCACGCCCCTCTCAACAACGTCACCCTCTTAAGATTACACAGTGACAGTACAGTCAAAAGAAGCTGCAGGAACAAGAGTGATGCCTGAGCATCGAGCCTGGACTCCAGTCCTTGAACTGCCATTGATCAGGTGGGCAAGCCCATCTCTCCTCTGGGCCTCGGTTTCATCATCTGTCAAGTGAAAGTGGGAGGCTGGCTGATCAGAGGGTCTTGCTCTCTGTGTGCTGTTCAAGGCCTAGAATAAGTCCTAGTCCTGGTTCTAGTCCTAGTCCCTTCCTGGGGGAAGGCAGTCCTTGTCCCAGACACATCAACATGGAAGGTCTCAACACCGGCCGTCCGAGACAAACAGTCCCTAAGTGGTGCTTGCTAATCAGTGGGAGGGAGGATCCCGATAAAGTCATGAGTGATGCGTGTGACAGAGACACATCCTCGCGGTGGTTAATTACTGTCTTATCTTAGAGGGGGACAAGACGCCCTTCCATCAGACCTCTCCTGTACCCTGCTCCCATGAACATTTGGAAAAGAGTGACACTCAAGCCCAGTGGGGAACGTGGAGAGATCGGAGACACACTATGGCCTTTTGGGGGGGCAGGGGTAACTTCAGTCTTTTCTCCACCCTTTTCTCAGCACTCAAGTAGGCTGGGGAGTTAGGTATCTGAAGGCTAGAAGGATCTCAGGTTGCTGGCCAGAGAGCGTAAGAAGAGGTCCAGGGAATTGCATCTTACCCGGGGAAAGGCAATATCAGGAGGGCCAGAGCACACCCTCCCTGGGGAGAGCAGTGAGGTAGCAGCAGCTGTCAGTTTGAACAAGGTGGGGGACCGGGGCCCCGGAGCCCTGTGGGGGCAAGAGGCGTCCGGGCAAGTAGACGTCCCCAGGGCTTGTCAGCTGGTGAGCTGAGCCCCACACTGCTCTCAAGAAGGCCAGGCCATCCCTTCCCAGGGCTCGGAGCCAGCTCAGGGAGAAAGGGCCCTGCAGAAATAAGAGCCCCGTGACCCCGGGAAAAGCCTCCTCTCTGAGCTCAGTATCCTGCAAGTGAAACGGGGAAATGTTGTCCTCAACCCTAGTACCTGCCCTAAccaaaaaatgaaggagaaataagcACGTAAGGACAAAACTGCGGGAACAAGTTCCTGAGATTTCACAAACTGACCGAACTCTGCGTGGAGAGAGAGGCCCGGGAATCGGTACTGAAGCTAAACCTTCTTGTCGGGCAGGCTGGGCCAGGGGCCGTGCTAAGGCGTAGGGGCAGCGGAAGCCTCGGGCTCTCTGAGATCCTTGTACCTGGGGTTAATCTCGTTCTTCACGAGGGTGAAGTAATTGTGCATCTTGTGCCAGAGGGTGGGCTTAGGCAGGCTGCCGTTGGCGTGGATGGTGTGAATCTTGGCCATTTCTAAGGCGATCAGCCTGCAGCAGAAAACAGGGAGAGCAGAGTCTGAGACTGGGGCCAGTGTGGAACTATCACAAGTCAGGAGCCCTCGGGCCCGCAGAAGGAAGGTCTCAGGACCTTCAGGACGTGAAAACGATAAGGCCTTCAGCCCAGCAGCTCCCCTTCCCGAACAGAGCTGGGACAGCGTCAGGAAGCAAAAGGGCAAAGCAGTGGGCTGTTGCCACAGGTCAGGGACCTTGCCCCACCACAGGGTTGAGTAACCCCGGCAAACCCTGAGCAGAGAGGGGTCACCTGGGCGTGGGGGCGGAACCCCTcccaccgccccgccccgccccgccccgccccatctGGACTCAGACCCACGCCATCAGAGTGAGGTAGATGCCGGGCCCCAAGGAATCCGGGGTGGTGATGCCAGGCAGAGGAGCAATGCGCGTCTCTTATCAGCCTGGTCAaggtggggagggaagcaggcTGGCTCTGGGCAGCCCCTTCCTCTGTAGCAAGGAGGCGATGCTGGCGGCTGGGTGCCAAGGACGCAAAACAAACCAGTGTTCTATTTTCAAGTTCTCCCGTGGACATTATCCAAGGTcccgggagggaggcagggggtggtGGGATGGGGGAAAGCAGAGCTGGGGAGGCTGCTGGGAGGGGGGGAGTGGGCAGAGGACAGGCGCTCAGAGAGGGAAGGCCCTGATAAGGAGCCCAGCGTCTGAGGCCCGCGCCCCCGcgggctcccccaccccctgccagctcccctcctgcagccccacccccacccagctgcAAGCCTCCAACATTCTAGCTTCCTTCGCCCTTGCCTGCTGCTCAAATAATAATCACTGGGAAAGACAAGGGCATTGGCTGTTGAAACCTTGTTACTAGGTTGTTCTAGGGACAACCCCTCCACTCCGCAGGTCCTGGGAAGGAGCAGCCATCACCCACCAGGAGAGCCGGGCAGACTAGGGGCTCCCCCAGAAGGCCCCAAGGCTCTCACCTTTAAAGGGTGGAGGGGCAGGAGGTATGGCAGCAGCCAAGTGGGTGAGAGAGGAAGGCTGTCTTCTCAGGGGTGAGAGGCCCTAGGGCAGGAGTGAGCCTGCCAGAGCTTGGGCAAGGCGGGGACACAGACCTGAAACCCGGGGCTCCCCTACTCGAGGGAAGATTCCAAAGCAAAGAGCCTAAACAGAGTGTTTCCTTGAGTATCAGCAGGGTTGTTGTCTGGAGTAGCAGAGAAAGTCACCTCAACACGGCATTTTTGTGCCGCAGAGCATGAAGGCATCACACGGAGGTTGGGAGGTGAGGTTCAGGAAACCTGGGGAGGTAGCTCCTGGGGCtctcccctgcctttcccccagaGATCGATCCACCTCTGCCTGAAGGACAGTGGTCTGTCCTGGGAATCATCAAGGAAGCATCTGCTTCCTGCCTCTATCCCAAGTTCTGACTCCCCCCAAGTGTAAAGTTCTTATCAAACCTAAATCCACCTGCAGTATTCCTGACAGTGGTAACTGTTTCCACGGGAGGATGCCGGGCAGCATCCATGGGAGAACGGGGGTGGGGAGGACCCGCTGATCTGTGAGCTTCTTGGCACAAGGCTGAGGGGGAGCTGGGGGGACTGTGGGAGGAGTCGGGATGGGGTCCGCCGCCCTCAGCCCACTCTGACCTCACGTCTCCAGCTGGGTGCGTATGGACCTGTCACCTGCAGCCTGAGAAGACCCTCTCACAGGGGTGCACGTTCTAtcctcacccccgccccccatccccgGCCACACACACAACTGCACGTGAATATCCTGGGGCCCAACCAGCCCGAAAGGCAGTGCTCTCAGAGTTCCTTCTTCCAAGTTCCCAGAGGGCCTGCTAGGGCTTCACTGCACATAGGGCAGGGGCACTAACCAACTTGGGGTTAGCTGGGTAGCAGATGACAGAGCAAAGATGCTTCTTGGTCTGCTCCCTAAGTGGGCTTTCCTGTTTCCCTCGAGAGCTGAAAAGCTTCTTCCCCTTAGGTGGGACAGGACAGGTCCCACGGATCTCAAGCAGACCCCTGTGCTGCTGTCGGGGGCGTCTGGGGTAAATTTCGGCCTGCCTCAAGCCTCACTGTGGTCTGAGCGCCCTGCCCGTGGGCATGGCAGGAAGGAGGATCCTGCCCGACCTCCCTGCCCAGCATGATAAGAAGAAAGCATCAGACGGCTCTTTTAATTCTCCCCCTTCCAGACCCCCAACAGAGGCATCCACAGGTTAAGTCTAGTTCCTGGGTCCTACACATCCAGGCATTTAATAGGAGGTGATCCCTAAGGGCTCTAGGTCCTTAGGAGTCTCTGGAAGGAAGCCTCAGCAGTCTCCCAAACCTGGGCTCCCACCTTGTCAGGAAGGATAGAAAGAGCTCGTATGGGGAGAGGGCTGGCACCAACTGGGCGGGTACAGCCATGCTCAGCCCGGGTAAGGCCCATTCTCCAGGAGTCCCTGGGCTCTTGGCAGGAGGGGAGAAGCAGGAAACCTTGAGCGCTCTGGGGATTTGGCTCAGATTTCACTTCCAAGGCTACAAGATGTTTCCAGGTCAGATGTGGGGTGGGCGGAGAACTGAGGCATGGGCCAGGAAGCAGATCCCCCTTTGGTTTCATGTTCAGCAGAATTCTCACTTGCCTCCCCAAGAACACATCCTTTTAGCAGACCTCACTGAATATCGAGACAAAACGACAGCTGCTCTCCACAGAGCAAGGcatataagcacacacacactttccatgCAATTTTAAGGATTTCATAGATCTTAAGACTCTTTCACGGACTCCACTCCACCAGGGAGGCAGGCCAATGACTTCAAAGCCCAAGGCCTGTGGAATCCTGGAGATAAACGGTACCCCGGGTGCCCTCCTTACCTGAAGAGCCGGGGCTCACGGATGTGCTCTGGCCCCAGGGCCACGCCCCTCATGTATTCATAGCACAGACCGTTCTGGAAGGTGCAGTAGAGTTTCGGGGCACAGCCGTGAGCCCGCAGCAGCTGGAAGTTCCGGACCTCACTCTCACGGTCCACCAGCAGCTCCGTCCGCTCCCCGTAGACTCGGACCAGCACACAGTCCCGCATGTCCTCCTCCACGTAGCACGCCACCAGCTTGTTGGTGATGCCGTCAGTGAAGCGCTGGCACGGGGAGAGGGCGGCGCAGGGTCGTGTGGGGCGGGCGAGGCGTCCTGTGCTGCCCCAGCTCCAGCACGCGTTGCTGGTTTGAATGCTGAGCACAATCACGCAGCACCTGCATCCTTCAGCCCTCTCACTGAGAGAAGAGCTCGGCACTGCTCCTAACCCTCCACCCTTTCCCAGCGCTTGAGACAGACCAGAGTTCAGGAAACAGGAGCTTGGGCTCAGCCCAGGCTCACTTCTCCTGGTTCTGCCTCGGGGGAATGGGATTTGGCCGCTGAATAATTCTCACACCAATTGGTGGGTAGAAGCCTGCCCCCCCTACCCCCTATCCCCAGGTCCCACCAGGCCCTAAAAGAAACCTCCATGGACCAGAGTGCCACAGAGGGGGCGGGGGGTTGCCTAGGAGGGGTACGGCCTGACCTAAGTGGCCTCTCATCTCTCTGCCTACCAGGCAGAGGGCCCCTTGCCATCCCTCTTACCCTACCCAGCGGCAGAGATATAGGAGGGTACTGAGATTGGCACCCACCCCAGGGCCAGGTGGTCACAGCTCCTTATGGCCAAGAGAGGCAGACAGAAGATCCCGCGCTGGGAGAGCAGGTTCTCCGACCAGGGTGACAAGGAGGAGTGAACCATGGAGTTTATGGGATACAGAGTGAAAGGGCAGGCAGGGGCCTTACGGGACAACcgaagcaagaaaaggtgggggaactgaggcgCAGAGAGTGGAGGGACTGGAAGGCAGCAAGTTAGGCCAGTGCTGGAGTTAACCTCAGGCCTGCTTGATGGCCTGACAGTTTTACACCAAGGCCCTCTTTTACTGtgaaaaggttacccactccccATCTCCCGAAAGGGTTTGTGAGCCTTCCCaggtcttgaacctccctctccccaccagcaGCCCCACCAGCGTGGAGGCCCTGCTGCTCCAGCACAAGCCGCAGGTGCCCACTCAAGGCAGCAGCCCCCACAGGCAGCTcctggaggggctggggcagcTGAGGAGCCTCTACCGAGGTCTGCTGGGGAATCAGCCTGCGGCTGCTCA
The genomic region above belongs to Cervus elaphus chromosome 14, mCerEla1.1, whole genome shotgun sequence and contains:
- the ETNK2 gene encoding ethanolamine kinase 2: MEAAAGAGRGAPPGPPRAAAVPCFGISVDQDDILPGALRLIRELRPRWKPERVLTKRFTDGITNKLVACYVEEDMRDCVLVRVYGERTELLVDRESEVRNFQLLRAHGCAPKLYCTFQNGLCYEYMRGVALGPEHIREPRLFRLIALEMAKIHTIHANGSLPKPTLWHKMHNYFTLVKNEINPSLSADVPEVGVLEQELAWLKEHLPPLDSPVVFCHNDLLCKNIIYDSSKGHVRFIDYEYAGYNYQAFDIGNHFNEFAGVNEVDYSRYPARETQLQWLRYYLQAQKGMAVTPREVERLYVQVNKFALASHFLWALWALIQNQFSTIDFDFLRYAVIRFNQYFKVKPQVSALEMPK